tacaagtagcattttgctatttttcaaaaaaatggacatctttgaagccagtcaattcaatttacccccatcaaaccacatatttttcaaaactagacaccccagggaatttcaaatgctggtattttaaccctttccatgcattaattctactaccagcctttgccaaagtttgtggtagtatttaaaaaaaaacattcaaacgcATTGTACTTTGCGTATGAATTTACAACTCTTGGCATATGTCACTGACTAACAccccagcaacatctcctgagtcacAGTGATACCACCAATGCACAGGTTTGCTGGGTTTGGGGGCTCAAAGGTGCACatggtgcacatttttttcttttcatcttgACATCTTGTCAATCTGCGCCAATgtcctatttggggcatctttgaatcTGGCCaaatcaatttacccccatcaaaccatacgtTTTTAATTACTTCATTACTCCCATGAGtttttgaaatgctagtatttaacatattccatgccaggattgttgggaatataaaaataaacatttttttatgatataactttttattttggatgcttttttaaaagtttcGTTGGGACTGGATGGTTCacctgatgacatcactgcataattatttaaaaatgtttccaattttttttttctttttcttttttttttgctaatcatattgtgattagaaagctggcctccattgacctgcatggttgaaAGCAGTACCTATATTCAACCTGCAgaattctcaggagggtctggagagaccctcctgGAAACTTGATTAATTGGCAAAATCTCTCTGCCACCACGTTTTTAGCTCTTTTAAATTGGGTGACTGCCGCCGGATAGTATATGGCGAAGGTTGAGGTCCTACAGAGGGCTACACCTTGGTGGTGTTGAATGCCTCATCggagcattacagcaacaccgtttaagcaaagaaagcaatCTTAGAACGATTTCTAATTTAACCCAATGCCATaatgtgccaggcacatcatttGTTGttaactgaccatttttccgtgacgtgcctggTTAATTactaactagacttgtgcaaatggagcATTCGTCGGTTTGCATgaaattcagagggctttttccGTTTAGAAACAATGCGTTGTCATTAACATTACTCCTGCTCTCGTACTTTCTCATGCTGTCTCACACTCACACTTTCTCATGTTCTGTCTCAATGTCTCTGCATTGCTGCACCTCTGCATCTTGtcttgcttcttcttgttcttctgcctttcttcttttcttcatcTGTTTCTCAGATGAATTTCATCTGGTCTCAGCAAATTACAAGAGCATATCTTCCTGTTTGTGATTTTCAGGCACTTGCACATATTGAAGCATTCATAGATTTTAGTGAAGATGATAATGTGGAAGATGGGGTTCTTATTGCAGGTAAGATCTTTTGTACCTAATAACCACCAGAACTCACCTTTCCACCGTATTTATTAGAATACACTGTATGTGTCAACAAATTGCATGTTTTTTGTTGTATGATCAAATTTAGCTGTTGATCATAATTTGTATATGATGTGACTTCAGTTTTAGCAATTTTACGTGTATCCaagtatatgggagggggaggaggcagaggggtgtatgggagccataaacccctctgcctcctcccccctcccatacactactCTGCGTCCTCCcccttcccatacaccactctgtctctctcccgactccctggtgttttgtgaacctccgttgctgacaggcactttcactgcagcttcatagaagcctcagcgtaagtgaaggggagtaacggagtctgtctgtgcgcatcacgcagacccccaccggctgactctggggcttctacatcatgtaatgctggcgctgcatcgtagaagccccagcggacgtggaggggagagacggaagttgactgtgcgcatcgcacggacacccgccggctgacagtgaggggaatccaggtcccctgcagcgtttcgggggatctggattctagtgttataatccgatctctgtttgaggtcggattgtATAAGGAGACGAGTtcttcagagcattttctctgaaaaaaaaactctttttataatcgataaaaatctattcgactaatcgatttttatcgattagatgcagttgcagccctaaattgTAGTAGGCCGGCCACCCCCAGAAGGTTCATCACTGTTCCATGTTTTCTCGGTTTGTAGATAATAGCTCTTACTGTGGTACtgcttttttagatatttttactaGATTCCACAGGGCTGGCAGCAATCATGCCTGGGAGTGTATAGTGAAATTGAActccattgaaaaaaaaattggttaattggttgatttagtaactaaggaggcaattactttttcacatagggccaggtagggttggatagctttttccttctatacatgaaatcattaaCTCAGGTTAGCTTTGtccaatattaaaattagtttgatgatctgaaagtctggaaaacatgaaaaaaaaaatcaggaaggggcaaataAGTTTTCACAGTACCGTATATGTAGCAAATTATGCTTACAATACTGCTTGTCTAATTGTTTAGCTTTTACAGTGTACTGGCTATAAAGCAGAATTTTCATGATTTCATAATTTAAAGGCAATTTTCTTTGGATTGCTTATGTCCACTCTTCAATTAACAGTTGATGAGCAGGTCAAAAGGCTTCGAAATGAGCTGGCGCAACATCTTACCGACAGTCGACGAGGGGAAAGGTTAAGAGACGGGGTTCACGTTGTCCTTTCAGGAGCCACCAATGCTGGAAAAAGCAGTCTTCTGAATGTCATAAGTAAGCGCTACTGTTTTGCTACATTTATATAAGTGTGGGAAGCCGTCCTGTGTTGATAATTCTTTAGGTCGGAGGATGATTGGTCCTTGGTCCTTTGTTTCAATCTTCTGAGAGCTAGACTGGTTAATCTTTTGGCAACAAACGCACACAATTGTTGTCTTTGTATGTCCTGCATACTTTGGAGACCTAAGTTCAACTCTGCTTCCCCGATCTATCCTCCAGCATGTACCTCTTTCCAAaatgtacacacatacatacagttttTAGCAGCTGATGAAGGGTAATATTAACCTTAAATTGGATTTGATGAAACAAAACCTGTTCACGTGACATAATGCGTCTGCTAATAATACAAAACTCTTTTCCTTAACCCTTATTTTACTTCAAGCTAATGTGAAGCTAAATTATATTATCTCCCTATTATCACATACTTTACCTCTCTACAAACTATTTTGCTATCCAGCTGCAGCGTAATGTTGATAAttgtaaaaatcccaaggcagaatataacACTTGGGTCACTGTCCTCTCAGTAACAACAAAAAAGGGACTTGGAGTAATTATttgaggacttaaaggtgagaagacaatgcaataaagtgttAGGGATAGCAAGCAGTGTGTTGGGTTGTACAGCTAGagacattagtagcagaaagaggAGGGTGGTTTTGCAATTTTACAAACCTCACTTCGAGCATTGCATAtggttctggagaccccatctccataAGGgtagggctactaaaatggtaaatggtttgcaggataacaAATATCCAGAAAGACTGTGCaacatgtatagcttggaggaaagaagagagaggggagatgtgatagaaacatttaagtacTTCAATGGAATTGACAAACTAGAGGAGGGAagtatatttcaaaggaggagaaatgttggaACAAGACATTGTAATCTAAAACTAGGTGGCCGGTGGCTTAAATGTTGTTGAgggggtggtggataaatgaAGTTGTAGAGGCTAGGAAAGAGAGGACATttatacatgcatgggatatgcGTAAGGCTAGTCAGAATTTAAGAGACAAGGCCATGGACAGATTAAGTTCTGGGTTTTAAcgtcaggaaaaatggacagggTAGATTGGTTTGCAACTATTGGTAATATGACATACAATGTCTTCCTACAGCTCTGTATTACGTTCCATTGTTGCAAAATCATAATGTTATCCCCGTATTTCACAGTTGTTATAAATGTCATACTGCATTTGGACACTAGATGGTACTCCATAACAATATAAAAGTGTTTACAATAATGCATTAGGGCTTGGATAATGGTTCCCTCCCCTTCTTACCTcacctctttctttttcctgtATTCTCCACTATTCTTCTTATAAAGAATTGGTAAGCTAGAGGATGTTGTTAGATCTCATGCTCTGTGTTATGGGTttcttttgttctgttttaatcAATAAACatgacaatatataaaaaataatgctttagGAAAACTTGTGTTTGATAACATGCGATATGCAGTTTTGTATCCCTAATGAATAGTCTTAAATCACTCACGTTCCCTGTTTATCATTAATATCagtctaaataataaaaaactgaGGTCACAAAATCCTATGtgactttaaatatttgttatggTGCTCTGATAAAAGGTATCACCTGTGACTATTTACCCTGCCACAGCACCATATGCCTTAACAACCTTTTCTTAAAATTGcattatttcttctattttaaaAATCCATAATTGGTTCTTGTAGTCTTTCTCAGGATGAAGGCAGATAGACAagaaaataataggaaattaatTAATATGACAGTTGATCCAAATATTGCCGCTGAGGTAAAATAGCCATACCATATGACGGTATCCCTAATGGTGCCTTTAATTGTCTCTCATGTACCAGATACTGTCCTTTTTTGTGATACTTTAGATACTCCAGAATTGTGAATGCAGAGTTTGGTTATGTGTATCTGCCAGGCAGCTGGATTTATATAATTGACAAGGCCAGCTTTAATCCCTAGTAGGGCCCTGAAAGGAAGTATCTTTTTGTTTCAtctctttaatatttaagtagGCGTAGGTGTTCGAAGAGTCTACATCACTATGATTGATTTTGTTTACCTCATGAAAACTGAAGCATCATGACAGAAGATGGAAGAAAAGGCATAACAATATGTTTCTTATCCTAATTGTCATATGCCCTTCTCATTGCCCAACCAATCAACTTTTACCAAACATACGTTTATTTACATAAGTTTATTTCATTTACTGAAATGCAAACTATATTTGGGTAAGAGTGACTTATTCACATTAATAGAGCTTTTTCTGAGGAAGCCATATTTAGAAatgttctgcaaaaaaaaaaaaaaagactgaaataATAAAGGTTGTCCTCTCCCTGACAGTGTGTCTCCTCGCAGAGAGGTTAAACCGTCTCAAGCGCGTCGCTTACACTGAAGCGTTGGTTTCCTTCCCCATTGTGTAAATATGCATTTTGCATTGTAGGATGTGACCCTTTGAAAGCACTGCTGAAAGGTTTGAGGAccagactttttatttttagcactGACAGAGGTCAGATGTGTTCTAGGCGCCGTGGTAAAGTACGGTGCTTATACAGAATTTTAGAgttggcaaatatatatatatatatatatatatatatatatatatatatatatatatatatatatatatatattaaccataTGATGACCAAGAAAGTaaggtgacaaaaaaaatattatttatatatatatatatatatatatatatatatatatatatatatatatatatatatatatatatatatatatataaaatatttttttgtcaccTTACTTTCTTGGTCATCATATGGTTAATGCACCTCTTTTGGAAGTAACTGCATTTTCCATTTCTGCCCTACGAAGgggatatttttatgtattggcTTTTGGTCCGTAgcatttcataataataatccattAGCCTTTGGATTCACACTTCCGAACCGTCTAGAAGCAACGTGCCTGTCGATAGCAGAACCTGGCAGCATGACAAGTGCCGTGGGATCCAACTAAACTGAGTTCCCCTAGGTTGTTTCCACAAATGCAGACTACCACAACTTTAGGTACATTGCAAATTCCCACAACCCATTCTCTTCcaagcgcacacacacacacacacacacacacacatctattaACATGTCATACTTTACAACAATTCTTACTCTCTGTCAAGAATGATTGTATATGTCCACTCACTCCTTACTCTtcctttcctaatgtattcatacctgtatttattatataacagCACGCATGTACCTCCTGTTAATAGTAAAATCCTAAAAGTAAATCTGTTAGCccttaataaataaacacatgtacCTAGAAAGCCTGAAGCTACCTACTCTTGAGTTATTCTATAACCTCCAGCATTACAACATAACTACCTGCTACGAACTGTTCACCTTATCTTTTAAATGATGAATGCCTTGCCGTTTCTCAGGTCAGAAACCTGCTGCCATTGTCTCTCCCATTCCTGGCACCACCCGTGATGTGGTTGAGACTATGCTGAATATTGGAGGTTACCCCATTATATTGAGTGACACAGCTGGGCTTAGGGCTTCAGATGATCCAGTAGAGATGGAAGGAATACGAAGAGCAAAGGAGCGGTGAGTGGATCCTTCTAAAATGTCAGTCCTAATGAATTTGCAACATGGACACCACAACAATTTAAAAGGAACTGTCCGTCATAATATGCATTGAAGTGCAGATATTCAGACATCATTGTTTAGTTATGCATTGGCTAGGAGCCGACTTGCCCCCAGTTGTTGAGCTTTTGGATTTTTCTAGCCATACGCCACTCATCTTCAATCTCATTGGAAGTACAGCTTGGCTTATCACACCACATTTATGTTGATAGGACAACCTGCAAATAATGTCACCGGCAAAAGGAACGTCTGTCATAAGAGACTACTGTGAGCATATGTACTAATTAAATGACAAGTGACTGGCCTTTCACGGCTTAAGCAAGAAAACAGATTGACTGTAATGTAATGGGGGGCCAAAGGCAGTGTTGACCTACCGGAGGTATGTGGCTGGCAATAGTGGAGCTGTTGTGTCTACTCCATAATTAAGTTTAGATTAAACTACTCCTAAAATGAATGGAGTTACTGGAAATGATGAACATAAAATGCCTCAAGTTTAAAAGCAAGTAGTGTCACAGGACTGTTGCTCCTGTTTTCACCTCCTGTCAAGATTTAAGCCTCCAATAAGTGCATCTGGCAAATAAGCAGGTTCTGGGGAGACAGCTGCATCCTTTCTACCCTATGATgatgaattgtttttttgtttttctcgtTTTCCACGTCCACGTGCATATCAACATTTATATAATGAAGCTATTTGTTCCAAATAAGTGCAATTTAtatgaaatgaaaatgaaaagtgTTATCTGGCACGCACTACTTTAACTCATACAATTTACTTTTCAACACCTGAAGATAAATTCTTACAAGCTATGCAAAACTGTCATTTAATATTCGGTTTAAAATGAGACACAATCACCTGCTCCACTGGGCCCAAGGTCTTGATTAGGTTGTGAGTATTGTTTTTGGATTGTTGCTCACCATGTCCTTCTTTCTTATGCACGTATCCATGTTGTTACTGTCCACTCAGAGATTACTGGGGTTCTCTCTATGTTTGGTTTAGTTCATaagtttttctctttgttcaTTGAAGAAGATCTTCACAGGTAGGTGTATATGAGGCTTTGGACTGTGAGTTTTTGGTAGTGTCAGTCTGATGGCAAGGACCAACTTTAGTCAGGTTTATATCAAACAGGACTGGCCTAAAGCAGGTCCCTTTTGTTTACCAAAGTCTTCAAACGCCTTAATAATCcctttcactttttatttataaacttaaagggacagtttggtGCCCCTATGATAAATCCTAGTTAAAGTACTTTACAcggaagaagaacaaaaagatacTTACCTTGCTAAAATGAGGCAGTGTAAGCCCTCAAGTTTTGAATGCTTGTAGAAGCTGACCTCTGGCAGCAGTAAAGTGCTCCAGATTAAAACCAATAAGAGCATTTTCTGTACATGCCTGCAGGGTGTCCAGTTAAATCCAGGAGAACGGGCTGGGCAGGCGGAAAGACAGGATTCTGATTGGTTCCTCTATAAATTTGAATTTACAAAGAAATATAACTGTCAGGTGacagctgtcatatgcatgCTTTTATAACCCATCTCTTGCGCAGCAGATGCCTatagagggattctgcagagtcCCTCCTTGTGCATTTGCAAGATGAGGGATCACTCAGCTATCACATACATTAAAGTAAGTCTTCCATGCAAATTACTGGAAATAACAAAGTacctttattcattttaatcagtcctttttcttcttctttgacAAATATCTgtgaattctaaatatatatgaaaaatatttttattttgtttaccaaGGCAGGGCGATGCCGACATCCTTGTAGTAGTGATAGATGCCAGCGAAGTTCCTCTTAACAAGGACGCCTTACTCAACCATTGGCAAAGTCTCTTATGTTCCACTTCTCAAGCAGAAAACCTTGGTGACGTAATCATCGTTCTTAACAAGGTGGATCTTCTGACCCAGTCAGCCCTCATCAGCCTGCAGGAGCTTTGTGAAGGTCCTAAAATACCCCCTGTGTGCTTTTTGTCCTGCCACACTGGTCAAGGAGTCAGCGATTTCCTAGACATTCTCCAAGGGAGCCTTGAAAACATGTAAGGAGCATCTTGAgttgtatatatattgaaatattacagaaacataataatatgttaAGACTAGTTGTGAGAAGTGGTTTATAGGCATGGACTTTGAAATGAGACCAGGGTCTGAATAAGGAGttttttacatcaggaaaaatgggaagactagatggactgaatAGTTATTTTCTGTGATCCAATTATATagttctgtttttattaaatttgtttaacatttttcgtATAACTACAGTTTGCttaaattgttttgtgttttttttttggaaatgttttaatgtgtatttaaatttaCTTCCTGTTCCACAAAGTGATGATGGGGTTCTGGGTAAAGAGGCAAACGCATAGGGGTAATCCCTCCATGAATTTTCGAATGCATCAAAAAAGCCTTCACTGTTAATATTTCATAGATTTCGCAGATGCTTTCCCATGTGTCACTTCCCCAATCCCTCCTTTTTACTAGTTAGGGAAAAAATAAGATATAGAAAACCTCATATGTATAGCACACAATATATGTCCCTGACCCAGAGAATGTGTGTACTTTAATGTAAGCAGGTTTAGCAGTATTATTACTGTAAACATCCTGTCCTCATTTTCAAGCAAATCAGTGGTCCGGAAATCAGTTTATCCTGATTTATGCCttgtttcaattatttttttttttttaaacaaaggctTCAGAGGTCCACAGTGTTGGTAGCGATAGCTTTGCCTCTGCTGACAGCTACCCATGGACCTCCTCATAAAATATGGAACACCTGTATTTAGTGTTGTCTCCCAAGCTCTTGTAATGTCTTCAAAAAACTGGGGGACAGATGTGGGGAGTGAGAAAAGAGATTTCTTATGGAAAGAGAATGTTAGAAGAGGAGGAACAGTATTGGAACCATAAATGTGGGTCTAGTAACACTGTCAGACCCACTCTAGCGCACCCTTTTTAATCCACCTTGGGGTTATTCAATAAAGCAGGggaagttgtggtttcagcatCCAgatttcactattcattattattgtGAATACTCCAATTGAATCCCTGAAAAGTCAAATAGTAACTCTGATCAAACAGTTGTCTTTGCCGTTATCTCTGTGCCTTACCAgcaacataacatttttttcagttctaTTGAAGTATATATGAAAACAAAGATTTTGTACTGGACATTTAGAGAACCTTGATGTAATTTGAGAACACAAATTAGCTTGTTATCTAAATCAGGGtgttttatttctctctcccCAGCTGTGGGGACCCTCTGGAAGGATCTCCCAGTATCACACAGATGCGGCATCGATTACACTTGACCTCCTGTCTGGATGCTCTTGGGCAGTACCCTGTGTATCGGGAACAAGATCTAGTGTTAGCTGCAGAGCAGCTTCGTGTAGCCAACAGGCAGCTGGGGTCCATCACTGGCAAGGTTGGAGCAGAGGAGATACTGGACATTATATTCCGGGATTTCTGTATTGGAAAATGACCTCAAAAGTATTTGTCAGCGAAAAATAGCAAGGTTACATAATTCTAAAGGGAACTTCCTTCTCAGAAACGTGTGATACATCATCTGATCTGTATTACAAATTGTACTATTGacatgttttgggtttttttggtccTCTTTCTTTGATGTTACCTCTCAAAGCATTCTGGGTTACTGAAGTATATATTCCATGTGCCATTTATCAATGGATAAAATATCTATGCtgctatgtatgtgtgtattgtatgtatatacataccaCAGGGCGGAATAGAACGCCGTGAGATCATAGGTCCATTTTACAACATAGGTTGTTCTCTGAAAACACTCCTAGATCATGTGACCGtgtttaaaatcattattttgacACAGTTATAGAATGACCGCTTCTGCATATCTCATAAGTGTCCCTTTTCTATGCATTCTCCCTGTGTCACAATGAGTAACTGTCACACTTTTGTTGGTAGTGGGGTTCATACATCGATAGGGGAAATTCTATGATCTCTGCTGGGTGACCAAGGCAGCTGAAAAAGTAATGGCGGTCTGTGTTGCAACTCCCACTCAGCTACCTCACAACATACAGGTTCATAGGGCAGGTTTGACTTGTGATAACTACCATAAGATTTTATGAAATGAAACTTTGATATAATAAACTGCATTCAATACTTTTTAACTTGTTAACCTTTGTAGCACTGGGGCACTGAGAcattcagaaatatatatatatatatatatatatagtgtttatgTTTTCTAGaattttcctgtcactgatacaaccccacactacctctcaccctttctctgtgccttatgtttgtcctcaccccataccctcaagattgtaagcttgcgagcagggctctctccacctaatgtatcggtttgtcttagtctgtcgattcttgtcataccccttaaatatatgtattgtattaagcgctatataaataaaagataatactaTAGACACACAGTTGAACAAACAGCAGAAATGGCAAAAGCTCTGGTTTTGGGGGTACAAAATAACCTATTTAAGAggataaaacaaaatcataagtCCACACTCTGGACCAGTCTGTGCAAATTCTACATAAACCAATGACAAACTAACCATTGTGCTGATAGACTAACTGGTGTATATAGATCAACCTCGCATATCTTTTGCTCCCTTTATAATGATCTTAGAGGCACCATGTGGTTACACAGTTACCACATGTTGCTGTACTTCTCATGGCACTTTGCAGCTCTGAACATACTGTACATGCTTTATTTACTATGTCCAGAATTTGCCTTGTACAATGGAAGTTTGAACACGTCTATTAGCAAATGTTATACTTCATGAGGATACTAAAATGCCCTTGATGGtgaaatttttaaatttttttactttactggaatgatggtagataagtggaagaggccaaaaaatagtgatttaaacatgcaggggatgGGCATCCTGAATCagcccaaggactgattaaggtctgggcctttacatcaggaaaaatgggcagactaggtgggctgAATCGATCTTGTCTTTCAtcgaattctatgtttctatcaatGGAAACCAAATCAAAATTGGGTGTGAATGTTTACATCAGTTTTGTGAAAGGAAGAGGAAGCAATCCTTAGCAGCAACCCATTCCTAGTATTCTCTCTGGACCCTGGAGATTCCAAAAATACAGATAAGTGCTACagtttaatgtgtatatataagctATCTTCCAGCTGTGCCATTTCCTCTTTTAGAAAATAAACGTTTCCAGTCACACGGTTATATACAATCATCAGGGAAAGCTTGATTACTGTGGCTCTTCTTTCCAGTCCCTCATTCTCCTTGCACATGTCTTCATTGCTCTCTATAAACAAACTCATAAACCTTGTAACTATTCATAGTATGTATCACTTTATCCTGcactatacatttttcattgttcTTTTTACAAGAGGTATGGGATGGCCTTATGTCTTACCACAAATATGtttcccctcgctgtattaaaaCTAACCGTGCTTACGTGTGCAATACCACTGGATAACATTTACATAAACTATGAGTTGTAAatctccagtgctggctcatgAACACTGGGGAGCAATTCAAACCCCTCCATGTGCATGTGTGAaaagtgcttccattgatttcagaGCACTTTTTGCCCACCGATTGCCTGCTTTAAGCAGAAGGGCAACTGTAGGGGATATGTATGTTTGCATGCATATgagcatgagtatgtatgtatgcgtgtatgtgagcatgaatctgTATTTGGAAGCATTTGTACGTATGAGCAcaagtgtgtaagtgtttgtgagcatggatgtgtatgtgttgtatTTGATCATGaatctgtatatataatgtataagcgGTGTGacagggagtgtgtgtgtgggtgttagtaaatgaagtctatggatgcTGTGCTGAGCCGGGACAGCAttcatagtgtaaataggctggttggggagattaaA
The DNA window shown above is from Spea bombifrons isolate aSpeBom1 chromosome 1, aSpeBom1.2.pri, whole genome shotgun sequence and carries:
- the GTPBP3 gene encoding tRNA modification GTPase GTPBP3, mitochondrial isoform X1, producing MHKAIARIFSRSILTLKFGQIDILSKRWACHDFTRDTIFALSSGHGKCGVAVIRTSGPASREALQLLTGWQRLPAPRKVTLTPVSCPKSGELLDKGLIVWFSGPRSFTGEDCCEYHVHGGPAVVRGVLQALGSIPTLRPAEPGEFTKRAFQNGKLDLTEVEGLGDLIHADTEFQRRQALRQMSGELGNLYQGWSRRLVKALAHIEAFIDFSEDDNVEDGVLIAVDEQVKRLRNELAQHLTDSRRGERLRDGVHVVLSGATNAGKSSLLNVISQKPAAIVSPIPGTTRDVVETMLNIGGYPIILSDTAGLRASDDPVEMEGIRRAKERQGDADILVVVIDASEVPLNKDALLNHWQSLLCSTSQAENLGDVIIVLNKVDLLTQSALISLQELCEGPKIPPVCFLSCHTGQGVSDFLDILQGSLENICGDPLEGSPSITQMRHRLHLTSCLDALGQYPVYREQDLVLAAEQLRVANRQLGSITGKVGAEEILDIIFRDFCIGK
- the GTPBP3 gene encoding tRNA modification GTPase GTPBP3, mitochondrial isoform X2, with the protein product MHKAIARIFSRSILTLKFGQIDILSKRWACHDFTRDTIFALSSGHGKCGVAVIRTSGPASREALQLLTGWQRLPAPRKVTLTPVSCPKSGELLDKGLIVWFSGPRSFTGEDCCEYHVHGGPAVVRGVLQALGSIPTLRPAEPGEFTKRAFQNGKLDLTEVEGLGDLIHADTEFQRRQALRQMSGELGNLYQGWSRRLVKALAHIEAFIDFSEDDNVEDGVLIAGQKPAAIVSPIPGTTRDVVETMLNIGGYPIILSDTAGLRASDDPVEMEGIRRAKERQGDADILVVVIDASEVPLNKDALLNHWQSLLCSTSQAENLGDVIIVLNKVDLLTQSALISLQELCEGPKIPPVCFLSCHTGQGVSDFLDILQGSLENICGDPLEGSPSITQMRHRLHLTSCLDALGQYPVYREQDLVLAAEQLRVANRQLGSITGKVGAEEILDIIFRDFCIGK